Within Streptomyces sp. SS1-1, the genomic segment CGCACGCCTGGCGCTCGGCCTCCCGGCGCAGCTGCTCGGCGACCCACAGCGTGCCGCGCACCGGGGCCACGGGCAGCAGCAGGATCTCGGTCAGGAGCCCCATCGGGTCACCGCCCGGCCGGCGCGGCCGGCGGGTCCACGAAGCTGTAGCAGGGCAGCGGGCCGGTGAGGCTGAGCGCCAGCCGGTCGCCGACGGCACCGGCCCGCTCGGTCACCGCCTCGCGGAACCGCTGTTCGTCGGCGGCGCGGACCAGGAACGACGTGCTCAGCACCTGCTCGTCGTCGACGGGGCCCTGCGCGGTGCGCACGGCGAGCGGGACCAGCCGGGCCAGGACGTCCCGTGCCGCGCCGCGCGCCTCCCGGGCGACCCCCTTCGCCAGGGCCTCGCCGAGCCGCACGTTCGCCTCGTAGCCGGGGCGCTGCCGGGTGCGCCGGGCGAGCGCCCGCAGGGAGCCGTCCCGGCGCACGAGGTCGGCGAAGTGCCCGGGCACGACGGCGCCCTTCACGTTCATCTCGACACAGCCCCGCACGGCCTCCAGCTGGGCCGTCAGATGGGCCCGGTGCGTCCGTAGCCGGTCGAGCAGTTCCTCCGGGCCGGCACCGAGCATGGCGAACCGCATCGGCAGCACCGGCCCCTGCGCGGCCAGCTCCGTCAGCACCGCCTGGTGGGCCGTCAGGTCCCGGCGCCTGGCCCGCAGGGACGCCGGCGCGTCCGAGACCGCCGCGCACAGCCCGGACCCGGTCAGCAGCCGCACCCGCGCCCCGTCCACACCCGGGGTGCCGGGCGGGCGGGCACCCTCGGGGACGATGCCGTAGACGTAGAGCGTGCCGGCGGTGGTGGGGGCGGCGGTGGCCGTCACGGTCATTCCTCCTCGGCCGCGCGGCGCCTCGGCCGCGGGCGGTCGTCGTCACTGCGGCGCTTGCGGGCGGGCCGGCGGGCGGGTTCGGCGGTCTCCTCCTCCACCGCGGCCTCCGCCGCCTCCTCCTCGGGCGTCCCGGCCTCCGGGCTGAGCACGTCGCGCACCTTGTCGGTCAGGGAGCGGGCGGTGCGCTTGGCGCCGGCCTTGCCGATGGTCTTGGCGACCGGCCCGCCGAACAGCTCCGGCACGGTCTTGGAACGCGGGTCGCTCTCCAGGTCGAGGCGGTTGCACGCCTCGGCGAAACGCAGATAGGTGTCGACGCTGGCGACCACGATCCGGGCGTCGATCTTGAGGATCTCGATGCCGACCAGGGAGACGCGCACGAAGACGTCGATCACCATGCCGCGGTCGAGGATCAGCTCCAGTACGTCGTAGACGTTGCCGGCGCGGGGTGCGCAGACGATCTCGTCGCTGTGGACGGTCATGCGGGAGGTCCTTCCCGTGGGGCGGTCGCGCGCGCGGTCACTGGTCCTGGGCGCCGCGCCGGTACCGTGCGATCCGCCGGTACTGCTGCAGTTCGCCCGCCCGGTCCAGCTCCACCTGGTAGGTCGCGAGCAGACTCGTGGTGTCGGGGATGCGCGCCAGTTCGAGCACGTCGATGTCGACGACCCAGCCGCCGTCCTCACCGCGGCAGACGGCCGACACCCCTTCCAGGGGATGCCCGATCAGCTGCGTCAGCGCCTCGGCGGCACTGCGGGCGGCGCCTCCCGCCCCCCGCACGGTGCGCCGGCGCGCGGCGGACGAGGCGGAACCCTTGCGGCGCTCGCCGGTTCCCGTTTCGGTCATGGACCCCACTCTGGCCACAGCGGCCCGGACCCGCTCCCGGAGCTACGCCGTCCGGGCCGGACACCTCACGGCAGGACGCGCGCCAGATACGGTGCCGTGGCGCTGTCCGGCGCCGCCGCCACCTCGGCCGGGGTGCCGGCCGCAACGATCCGGCCGCCCGCGTCACCGCCGCCCGGACCCAGGTCGATCACCCAGTCGGCGCCCGCGACGACGGACATGTCGTGCTCCACGACGATCACAGTGTTCCCGGCGTCGACCAGGCCGTGCAGCTGACGCATCAGCACCTCGACGTCGGCCGGGTGCAGTCCGGTCGTCGGCTCGTCCAGGAGGTACAGCGTGTGCCCGCGCCGGCCGCGCTGCAGCTCGCTCGCCAGCTTGATGCGCTGGGCCTCGCCGCCGGACAGCTCGGTCGCGGGCTGCCCGAGCCGGAGATAGCCGAGACCGACGTCCAGGAGCGTGCCGAGACTGCGGGCCACGGCCGGGGTGTCCGCGAAGAAGTCCGTGGCGGCCTCGACCGTCAGGTCCAGCACCTCGGCGACATCGCGCCCCCGGTACCGCACCTCCAAGGTCTCCGCGTTGTAGCGGGCGCCGCCGCACTCCGGGCACGGCGCGTACGTGCTCGGCAGGAACAGCAGCTCCACGCTGACGAACCCCTCGCCCTGGCAGGTCTCGCAGCGTCCGCCCGCCACGTTGAAGGAGAACCGCCCGGCACCGTACCCCCGCGCACGGGCCTCGTCGGTCGCCGCGAACACCTTGCGCACCACATCGAACAGCCCCGTGTACGTGGCCAGGTTGGAGCGCGGGGTACGGCCGATCGGCCGCTGGTCGACCGAGACGAGCCGCCCCACACCCGGCAGGTCCTCGGTGATCTCCCCGATCAGCGTGGACTTCCCCGACCCCGACACCCCGGTGACGGCCGTGAACACCCCGAGCGGGAACGCGGCGGTCACCCCGCGCAGATTGTGCCGGGTGACCGGCCCGACCGTCAGCCGGTCCCGGGCCGTGCGCACCGGGCGCGGGGCGGGCGGGGCGTCGTCGAACAGGAAGCGGGCCGTCGCCGATTCGGCG encodes:
- a CDS encoding GvpL/GvpF family gas vesicle protein, which produces MTVTATAAPTTAGTLYVYGIVPEGARPPGTPGVDGARVRLLTGSGLCAAVSDAPASLRARRRDLTAHQAVLTELAAQGPVLPMRFAMLGAGPEELLDRLRTHRAHLTAQLEAVRGCVEMNVKGAVVPGHFADLVRRDGSLRALARRTRQRPGYEANVRLGEALAKGVAREARGAARDVLARLVPLAVRTAQGPVDDEQVLSTSFLVRAADEQRFREAVTERAGAVGDRLALSLTGPLPCYSFVDPPAAPAGR
- a CDS encoding gas vesicle structural protein GvpA, producing the protein MTVHSDEIVCAPRAGNVYDVLELILDRGMVIDVFVRVSLVGIEILKIDARIVVASVDTYLRFAEACNRLDLESDPRSKTVPELFGGPVAKTIGKAGAKRTARSLTDKVRDVLSPEAGTPEEEAAEAAVEEETAEPARRPARKRRSDDDRPRPRRRAAEEE
- a CDS encoding gas vesicle protein translates to MTETGTGERRKGSASSAARRRTVRGAGGAARSAAEALTQLIGHPLEGVSAVCRGEDGGWVVDIDVLELARIPDTTSLLATYQVELDRAGELQQYRRIARYRRGAQDQ